In one window of Primulina tabacum isolate GXHZ01 chromosome 8, ASM2559414v2, whole genome shotgun sequence DNA:
- the LOC142552901 gene encoding light-harvesting complex-like protein OHP2, chloroplastic isoform X2, with the protein MSVASPPSFSCIKLRNPPSPNSAPSSSSSSSTVKLTVKSSQSEGPLRRPVAPAPVKPVPPSAAAPSSAPPKKAVDGGVEGKNVITLEFQRQRAKELQEYFKEKKLEEADQGPFFGFIGKNEISNGSICNKILFLS; encoded by the exons ATGTCAGTAGCATCGCCACCTTCATTTTCATGCATCAAACTCCGCAACCCTCCATCTCCAAACTCAGctccttcttcttcttcttcgtcgTCAACTGTCAAACTTACAGTAAAGAGCTCACAGTCCGAGGGCCCTTTACGAAGACCAGTGGCTCCTGCACCTGTAAAGCCTGTCCCGCCGTCAGCCGCTGCGCCATCGAGTGCTCCTCCCAAGAAGGCGGTCGACGGTGGCGTGGAAGGCAAGAATGTGATCACTTTGGAGTTTCAGAGGCAGAGGGCTAAAGAACTTCAAGAATATTTTAAGGAGAAGAAGCTTGAGGAGGCTGATCAAGGACCCTTCTTTGGGTTCATTGGCAAGAATGAAATAAGCAACGGCAG CATCTGTAACAAAATCTTGTTTCTGAGTTGA
- the LOC142552901 gene encoding light-harvesting complex-like protein OHP2, chloroplastic isoform X1 produces MSVASPPSFSCIKLRNPPSPNSAPSSSSSSSTVKLTVKSSQSEGPLRRPVAPAPVKPVPPSAAAPSSAPPKKAVDGGVEGKNVITLEFQRQRAKELQEYFKEKKLEEADQGPFFGFIGKNEISNGRWAMFGFAVGMLTEYATGSDFVDQVKILLSNFGIIDLE; encoded by the exons ATGTCAGTAGCATCGCCACCTTCATTTTCATGCATCAAACTCCGCAACCCTCCATCTCCAAACTCAGctccttcttcttcttcttcgtcgTCAACTGTCAAACTTACAGTAAAGAGCTCACAGTCCGAGGGCCCTTTACGAAGACCAGTGGCTCCTGCACCTGTAAAGCCTGTCCCGCCGTCAGCCGCTGCGCCATCGAGTGCTCCTCCCAAGAAGGCGGTCGACGGTGGCGTGGAAGGCAAGAATGTGATCACTTTGGAGTTTCAGAGGCAGAGGGCTAAAGAACTTCAAGAATATTTTAAGGAGAAGAAGCTTGAGGAGGCTGATCAAGGACCCTTCTTTGGGTTCATTGGCAAGAATGAAATAAGCAACGGCAG GTGGGCTATGTTTGGCTTTGCTGTTGGAATGTTAACAGAGTATGCTACAGGCTCAGACTTTGTGGATCAAGTTAAAATCCTCCTCTCCAATTTCGGGATTATCGATCTCGAATGA
- the LOC142552898 gene encoding RNA-binding protein 2-like isoform X1, whose product MGDDYWSNQQPPPYQSATPLKRNRTDFDFPPIEGNFASEILSRNHDLDGSRPIKDTKSLGSAYDNYLRSSQSHSEEGSQFNQMGVGNATGRVMPAFHLQDHLAIKHLEDVGPELAPNDRGTGFGPPPVNRITVPREIIPLPPDASSTLYIEGLPPNSTRREVAHIFRPFVGYKEVRLVRKDSKHRGGDPLILCFVDFMDAACAATALSALQGYKMDEEDTDSPYLRLQFSKSPGRRSAPGSRWRR is encoded by the exons ATGGGGGATGATTATTGGAGTAATCAGCAGCCTCCGCCGTACCAATCGGCCACTCCGCTTAAGCGAAATCGAACTGATTTTG ATTTTCCACCAATTGAGGGGAACTTCGCTTCTGAAATTCTATCCCGGAATCATGATCTGGATGGGTCTAGACCAATAAAGGACACAAAATCCTTAGGGTCAGCATATGACAATTATCTCCGTAGTTCG CAATCACATTCTGAGGAAGGAAGTCAGTTTAACCAAATGGGGGTTGGAAATGCTACTGGTAGAGTTATGCCCGCTTTCCATCTACAGGATCATCTTGCAATAAAACATCTGGAAGATGTGGGTCCTGAACTAGCACCGAATGATAGAGGCACTGGTTTTGGTCCACCTCCGGTAAATAGAATTACCGTACCCCGGGAAATTATACCACTACCTCCAGATGCTTCTAGTACGTTGTACATTGAGGGGCTTCCACCAAACAGCACACGGCGGGAAGTGGCTC ATATTTTTCGCCCTTTTGTAGGGTACAAAGAAGTAAGGCTTGTAAGAAAGGATTCAAAACAC CGAGGTGGAGATCCCCTTATTCTTTGCTTTGTTGATTTCATGGATGCGGCTTGTGCAGCAACTGCTTTAAGTGCTTTGCAAG GTTATAAGATGGATGAAGAAGATACAGATTCTCCTTATTTGCGTCTGCAGTTCTCAAAATCTCCAGGTCGGAGGTCTGCCCCTGGATCTCGCTGGAGGCGATGA
- the LOC142554287 gene encoding uncharacterized protein LOC142554287 yields MLCKPLEDVGLGWKELKAWNRALLAKTLWNIHSEKQSLWIRWVNHVYSCFGGVWNWSGKHDDSPLIKNILSIRNEGGKDVAIARLRSWFGQSGGLSRAYHYFVRSKGVWPWKPLLAKSCILPKHRFVLWLVAHSKLMTRDRMGFLPDRSCVLCKDDLETVHHLFFSCKISKIIWNNVRNWLDMRKNMATPNSILTAFRNNYKGTSTLAKMRITALSATVYQVWNLRNMVIFDNETPNVDAIFMKIKIHTYRCVPEATNVLM; encoded by the coding sequence ATGTTATGTAAGCCACTCGAGGATGTGGGATTGGGTTGGAAAGAATTGAAGGCTTGGAACCGTGcattgcttgctaaaacattgTGGAACATCCATTCGGAGAAGCAGAGTTTGTGGATTAGATGGGTTAATCATGTTTACAGTTGTTTCGGTGGTGTGTGGAATTGGAGTGGGAAGCATGATGACTCACCATTAATCAAGAACATTTTGAGCATTAGAAATGAGGGTGGCAAAGATGTTGCCATTGCTCGACTTCGAAGTTGGTTTGGTCAGAGTGGGGGCCTCTCAAGAGCATATCACTACTTTGTGCGCTCAAAAGGTGTGTGGCCGTGGAAACCACTGTTGGCTAAGAGTTGCATCCTACCGAAACATCGATTTGTTCTTTGGTTGGTTGCCCACTCGAAGCTTATGACACGGGATAGAATGGGCTTTCTTCCAGATCGTAGCTGTGTTCTTTGCAAGGATGATCTTGAAACGGTACATCACTTATTCTTCTCTTGCAAAATTTCGAAGATTATTTGGAATAATGTGCGCAATTGGCTTGACATGAGGAAGAACATGGCAACTCCGAATTCAATACTTACAGCCTTCCGAAACAACTACAAAGGGACATCCACGTTAGCGAAGATGAGAATCACAGCACTATCTGCAACAGTTTACCAGGTTTGGAATCTTCGGAACATGGTAATTTTCGACAATGAGACGCCTAATGTTGATGCCATTTTCATGAAGATTAAGATTCATACATACCGTTGTGTTCCAGAAGCGACAAATGTGTTGATGTAG
- the LOC142552899 gene encoding cellulose synthase A catalytic subunit 5 [UDP-forming]-like yields the protein MDTKGRLVAGSHNRNEFVVINADDVGRVTSVKELSGQNCQICGDEIEFTVDGEPFVACNECAFPVCRSCYEYERREGNQACPQCKIRYKRIKGSPRVDGDEDEDEFDDLENEFDYNSDERRVPLQNSEAGHFARHNIGQSASGITVASEADASNLNSDIPLLTYGQEDDTISADKHALIIPPFMSRGKRIHPAPFSDSSMSLPRPMDPKKDLAVYGYGTIAWKERMEEWKRKQNDKLQVVKHQGDKGGVNGDELDDPDLPKMDEGRQPLSRKLPISSSKISPYRIIIVIRMAILGLFFHYRILHPVNDAYGLWLTSIICEIWFAVSWIFDQLPKWCPIERETYLDRLSLRYEKEGKPSELAPVDIYVSTVDPMKEPPLITANTVLSILAVDYPIDKVACYVSDDGAAMLTFEALSETSEFARKWVPFCKKYSLEPRAPEWYFAQKVDYLKDKVEPTFVRERRAMKREYEEFKVRINGLVATAQKVPEDGWTMQDGTPWPGNNVRDHPGMIQVFLGQNGVRDIEGNELPRLIYVSREKRPGFEHHKKAGAMNALIRVSAVISNAPYLLNVDCDHYINNSKALREAMCFMMDPQSGKKICYVQFPQRFDGIDKHDRYSNRNVVFFDINMKGLDGIQGPIYVGTGCVFRRQALYGFDAPKKAKPPGKTCNCWPKWCCFCFGSRKKNKKKMSKDKKKNTKVREASTQIHALENIEEGIEGVDNGKSSLMPQIKFEKKFGQSPVFIASTLLEDGGVPAVASSASLLKEAIHVISCGYEDKTEWGREIGWIYGSVTEDILTGFKMHCHGWRSVYCIPKRPAFKGSAPINLSDRLHQVLRWALGSVEIFLSRHCPIWYGYGCGLKPLERFSYINSIIYPLTSIPLIAYCTLPAVCLLTGKFIVPEISNYASILFMALFISIAATSVLEIQWGRVGIDDMWRNEQFWVIGGVSSHFFALIQGLLKVLAGVNTNFTVTSKAADDGDYSDLYLFKWTSLLVPPLTLMIINIIGVIVGISDAISNGYESWGPLFGRLFFAIWVILHLYPFLKGFMGRQNRIPTIIVVWSILLASIFSLLWVRINPFLSRDGIILEVCGLNCD from the exons ATGGATACTAAAGGCAGACTTGTTGCTGGTTCACACAATAGGAATGAATTCGTCGTCATCAATGCTGATGATGTTGGACGA GTGACTTCTGTAAAAGAGTTGAGCGGGCAAAATTGCCAGATTTGTGGGGATGAGATTGAATTCACGGTAGATGGGGAGCCATTCGTTGCCTGCAATGAATGTGCATTCCCTGTTTGTAGATCTTGCTATGAGTACGAAAGAAGGGAGGGTAATCAAGCTTGTCCGCAGTGCAAAATCAGATACAAACGCATTAAAG GGAGTCCTAGAGTTGACGGAGACGAAGATGAAGATGAATTTGATGATTTGGAGAACGAGTTTGACTATAACAGCGATGAAAGGAGAGTCCCTTTGCAAAATTCTGAAGCAGGCCACTTTGCTCGCCATAATATTGGCCAGAGTGCATCTGGGATCACTGTTGCGTCGGAAGCGGACGCTTCAAATCTTAACTCAGATATCCCTCTTCTCACGTATGGTCAAGAG GATGATACGATATCTGCCGACAAGCATGCTCTTATTATCCCACCATTTATGAGCCGTGGAAAGCGAATCCACCCGGCTCCGTTCTCCGATTCTTCCATGTCTT TGCCACGGCCGATGGATCCGAAGAAAGACTTGGCTGTATATGGTTATGGTACCATTGCCTGGAAAGAAAGAATGGAGGAATGGAAGAGAAAGCAAAATGATAAGCTTCAAGTGGTTAAGCATCAAGGAGATAAAGGTGGTGTTAATGGAGATGAGCTGGATGATCCCGATTTACCCAA GATGGATGAAGGCAGGCAGCCACTTTCCAGGAAGTTACCGATTTCTTCAAGCAAGATCAGCCCGTACCGAATAATCATTGTAATACGGATGGCGATTCTTGGGTTGTTCTTCCATTATAGAATCCTTCACCCTGTGAATGATGCATATGGATTATGGTTAACTTCCATTATTTGTGAGATATGGTTCGCTGTGTCATGGATATTTGATCAGCTTCCAAAATGGTGCCCAATTGAGCGAGAAACGTACCTGGATAGGCTCTCACTGAG GTATGAGAAAGAAGGAAAGCCCTCCGAGCTAGCTCCTGTGGACATATACGTGAGTACGGTGGATCCAATGAAAGAGCCGCCTCTTATTACGGCAAACACAGTTCTTTCTATACTTGCTGTGGATTATCCGATTGACAAGGTTGCATGCTATGTCTCGGACGATGGTGCTGCAATGCTTACTTTTGAAGCTCTGTCTGAAACATCTGAGTTTGCCCGAAAATGGGTCCCATTCTGCAAGAAATATAGCCTAGAGCCTCGGGCTCCTGAATGGTATTTTGCTCAAAAGGTCGACTATTTGAAAGACAAGGTCGAGCCAACATTTGTGAGAGAACGTCGTGCTATGAAG AGAGAATACGAAGAGTTCAAAGTTCGAATAAACGGATTGGTTGCCACAGCACAGAAGGTTCCTGAGGATGGTTGGACCATGCAGGATGGTACTCCATGGCCCGGAAATAATGTTCGAGACCATCCAGGAATGATACAG GTGTTCCTTGGTCAAAATGGTGTTCGGGATATTGAAGGGAATGAGTTGCCTAGGCTTATATATGTTTCTCGTGAGAAGAGGCCAGGTTTTGAGCATCACAAAAAAGCCGGTGCTATGAATGCTTTG ATAAGAGTGTCGGCTGTCATCTCCAATGCACCTTACCTACTCAATGTTGATTGTGACCACTACATAAATAACAGCAAAGCCCTTAGGGAAGCTATGTGTTTCATGATGGACCCTCAATCTGGAAAGAAAATATGCTACGTGCAATTTCCTCAAAGATTTGATGGAATTGATAAGCATGATCGATATTCGAATCGTAATGTTGTCTTTTTCGAT ATAAATATGAAAGGACTTGATGGGATCCAAGGTCCGATATATGTTGGAACTGGATGTGTCTTCAGGAGGCAAGCACTTTATGGATTTGATGCCCCCAAGAAGGCGAAGCCCCCTGGTAAAACATGCAATTGTTGGCCAAAATGGTGTTGCTTCTGTTTTGGATCGagaaagaaaaacaagaaaaagatgTCGAAGGATAAGAAGAAAAATACCAAGGTTAGGGAAGCTTCGACACAGATTCATGCTCTAGAAAATATCGAGGAAGGAATCGAAG GAGTTGACAATGGAAAATCATCCCTCATGCCCCAAATAAAGTTCGAAAAAAAATTTGGACAGTCACCTGTGTTCATTGCTTCGACACTTCTTGAAGATGGTGGTGTTCCTGCTGTAGCAAGTTCTGCATCGCTCTTAAAGGAAGCTATTCATGTCATTAGTTGTGGTTATGAAGATAAAACTGAATGGGGAAGAGAG ATTGGATGGATTTATGGTTCTGTAACTGAAGATATCTTAACCGGTTTTAAGATGCATTGTCATGGTTGGCGATCTGTTTATTGCATACCCAAAAGACCTGCGTTTAAGGGGTCGGCCCCGATCAATCTTTCCGATCGTTTGCACCAAGTTCTTCGATGGGCCTTGGGATCAGTTGAAATTTTCTTGAGCAGGCATTGCCCGATTTGGTATGGATATGGGTGTGGTCTAAAGCCACTAGAGAGATTTTCGTACATAAACTCAATCATCTATCCATTGACTTCTATTCCCTTGATTGCTTATTGTACCTTGCCAGCAGTCTGTCTCCTCACAGGAAAATTCATTGTCCCTGAG ATAAGCAACTATGCCAGTATACTTTTCATGGCACTCTTTATATCGATCGCTGCAACGAGTGTCCTAGAAATTCAGTGGGGACGTGTTGGGATAGATGACATGTGGAGAAACGAGCAATTTTGGGTAATTGGAGGCGTCTCATCCCACTTCTTTGCTCTGATCCAAGGTCTCCTCAAGGTCTTGGCTGGTGTGAACACAAATTTCACTGTTACTTCCAAAGCCGCAGACGATGGAGATTattctgatctctatcttttCAAATGGACCTCATTATTGGTCCCTCCGCTGACACTAATGATCATCAACATCATTGGCGTTATAGTTGGTATATCGGATGCCATAAGCAATGGGTACGAATCATGGGGTCCTTTATTTGGCCGTTTGTTTTTCGCAATTTGGGTCATTCTCCATTTATACCCCTTCCTCAAAGGTTTCATGGGTAGACAAAACAGGATTCCCACCATCATTGTGGTGTGGTCCATTCTTCTTGCTTCTATATTCTCATTGTTGTGGGTACGAATCAACCCGTTTTTGTCGAGAGACGGTATAATACTTGAAGTCTGCGGGTTGAATTGTGATTAA
- the LOC142552900 gene encoding protein S-acyltransferase 8-like yields MAKRVYEVWKGNNIFFLGGRLIFGPDARSLLVTLLLIIGPVAVFYVFVARHLRHEFSSHNAGYAIMIVAILFTIHVLVLLLLTSARDPGIVPRNSHPPEEEFRYDNSASVEIGGRQTPSLQFPRTKEVMVNGLPVRVKYCDTCMLYRPPRCSHCSICNNCVERFDHHCPWVGQCIGLRNYRFFFCFVSSATLLCVYVFAMSALYIKVLMDDYHGTVWKAMKESPASVILMAYCFISLWFVGGLTGFHLYLIGTNQTTYENFRYRAENRINVYDRGCLNNFLEVFCTMVKPSKNNFLAFVQEEPQRPTLPTTRDAEPVDTGEDRRMKVEDDLDIGGDFLKISQRHNIEDIEADIRSRGSDVPHHNSSDGDSVFGSDRRVPAMQSDVRHSSWRRRSGSWEIGSEGTHATPKEAYQ; encoded by the exons ATGGCTAAGCGCGTGTACGAAGTTTGGAAGGGGAACAAT ATCTTTTTCCTTGGTGGGAGATTGATATTTGGCCCTGATGCGAGGTCATTGCTCGTCACCTTATTGTTAATAATCGGCCCAGTCGctgtgttttatgtttttgttgCAAGGCATCTCCGCCATGAGTTTTCCTCGCATAATGCAGGATATGCTATTATGATTGTCGCTATTCTCTTCACAATTCAT GTTTTGGTGCTTCTTCTCCTTACTTCAGCTCGTGATCCAGGTATTGTACCGCGTAATTCACATCCACCTGAAGAAGAATTTCGTTATGACAATTCAGCATCAGTGGAGATTGGTGGGCGGCAGACACCAAGCCTCCAGTTTCCTCGAACTAAAGAAGTGATGGTCAATGGACTTCCTGTAAGAGTTAAATATTGTGATACTTGCATGCTCTATCGCCCTCCTCGTTGCTCACATTGCTCCATTTGCAACAATTGTGTGGAGCGTTTTGATCACCACTGCCCTTGGGTAGGCCAGTGCATAGGATTG CGAAACTACcggtttttcttttgttttgtctCTTCTGCTACACTTCTTTGTGTCTACGTGTTTGCGATGTCTGCTTTGTACATCAAGGTTCTGATGGATGATTACCATGGGACAGTATGGAAAGCAATGAAAGAATCTCCGGCATCTGTAATTCTGATGGCATATTGTTTTATTTCCTTGTGGTTTGTTGGTGGGCTTACCGGGTTTCACCTTTATCTAATAGGCACAAATCAG ACAACCTATGAAAATTTCCGCTATAGAGCTGAAAACAGAATCAATGTTTATGATCGTGGGTGTTTAAATAACTTTTTGGAAGTATTTTGTACGATGGTAAAACCTTCAAAAAACAACTTCCTAGCATTTGTACAAGAGGAACCACAAAGGCCTACTCTGCCTACTACCCGGGATGCTGAACCTGTTGATACAGGCGAGGATCGACGCATGAAAGTGGAAGATGATCTGGATATTGGTGGAGATTTTTTGAAGATCTCGCAGCGTCACAACATTGAAGATATCGAAGCAGATATTCGTAGCAGAGGAAGCGATGTTCCCCATCATAATTCCTCTGATGGTGATTCTGTTTTTGGATCTGATAGGCGAGTCCCCGCCATGCAATCAGATGTGAGACACTCAAGTTGGCGAAGAAGAAGTGGAAGCTGGGAGATTGGATCGGAGGGGACTCATGCAACTCCAAAAGAAGCATATCAATGA
- the LOC142552898 gene encoding RNA-binding protein 2-like isoform X2 — protein MLFLTNVDFPPIEGNFASEILSRNHDLDGSRPIKDTKSLGSAYDNYLRSSQSHSEEGSQFNQMGVGNATGRVMPAFHLQDHLAIKHLEDVGPELAPNDRGTGFGPPPVNRITVPREIIPLPPDASSTLYIEGLPPNSTRREVAHIFRPFVGYKEVRLVRKDSKHRGGDPLILCFVDFMDAACAATALSALQGYKMDEEDTDSPYLRLQFSKSPGRRSAPGSRWRR, from the exons ATGTTATTTCTTACTAATGTAGATTTTCCACCAATTGAGGGGAACTTCGCTTCTGAAATTCTATCCCGGAATCATGATCTGGATGGGTCTAGACCAATAAAGGACACAAAATCCTTAGGGTCAGCATATGACAATTATCTCCGTAGTTCG CAATCACATTCTGAGGAAGGAAGTCAGTTTAACCAAATGGGGGTTGGAAATGCTACTGGTAGAGTTATGCCCGCTTTCCATCTACAGGATCATCTTGCAATAAAACATCTGGAAGATGTGGGTCCTGAACTAGCACCGAATGATAGAGGCACTGGTTTTGGTCCACCTCCGGTAAATAGAATTACCGTACCCCGGGAAATTATACCACTACCTCCAGATGCTTCTAGTACGTTGTACATTGAGGGGCTTCCACCAAACAGCACACGGCGGGAAGTGGCTC ATATTTTTCGCCCTTTTGTAGGGTACAAAGAAGTAAGGCTTGTAAGAAAGGATTCAAAACAC CGAGGTGGAGATCCCCTTATTCTTTGCTTTGTTGATTTCATGGATGCGGCTTGTGCAGCAACTGCTTTAAGTGCTTTGCAAG GTTATAAGATGGATGAAGAAGATACAGATTCTCCTTATTTGCGTCTGCAGTTCTCAAAATCTCCAGGTCGGAGGTCTGCCCCTGGATCTCGCTGGAGGCGATGA